Proteins encoded together in one Elusimicrobiota bacterium window:
- a CDS encoding sigma-54 dependent transcriptional regulator produces MTEVKSTILVVDDDLSVIESYKILLEDKYNVLIANDGTKALEILQKESVNLVLLDILMPGMDGLETLKKIKEDNEVEVIMITAVRTVRTAIQAVKLGAYDYITKPFDIDDLLATINKVLEKQGLNRQIIYLKAALKNYIYENMVGKSEKITKVFNMISEVSNNDSTILITGESGTGKELIARAIHNKGSRKDKPFIAVDCASIPENLVESELFGHEKGAFTDATTQRIGRFELSSGGTLFLDEIGNLKLDIQSKILRVLEEREIQRIGSSKIIKIDSRIISATNVDLKKAVKAGQFREDLYYRLNVIPIFAPALRERKEDIPMLVDYFIDLYNKEFNKKVSGVSEEAVAYLSNYDWPGNVRELRNVMERLIALSKENIISHKRLPVDILLSQEIKPEDYYATVSLKAARYEFEKQFVLKVLEKANWNQTKAAKLLGIHRNAIIFKIEAFNLRPIIKQAKLDLRSKK; encoded by the coding sequence ATGACAGAAGTTAAATCTACTATTTTAGTAGTTGATGATGACCTAAGTGTAATAGAATCTTATAAGATTTTATTAGAGGATAAATATAATGTTTTAATTGCCAACGATGGTACCAAGGCATTGGAAATATTACAAAAGGAATCTGTTAACTTAGTTCTTCTGGATATACTAATGCCTGGTATGGACGGGTTAGAAACATTAAAAAAGATAAAAGAAGATAATGAAGTTGAGGTAATAATGATTACAGCAGTAAGGACTGTCCGTACCGCAATTCAGGCAGTGAAATTAGGCGCATATGATTATATCACCAAACCATTTGATATAGATGATTTATTGGCAACTATAAATAAGGTTTTAGAAAAGCAGGGTTTAAACAGGCAGATAATTTATTTAAAGGCAGCGCTTAAAAATTATATATATGAAAATATGGTTGGGAAAAGTGAAAAAATAACCAAAGTGTTTAATATGATTTCAGAAGTCAGCAATAATGATTCAACAATTTTAATTACAGGGGAAAGTGGTACCGGAAAGGAACTCATAGCAAGGGCAATCCATAATAAGGGCTCAAGAAAAGATAAACCTTTTATTGCTGTTGATTGTGCTTCTATACCGGAAAATTTAGTAGAAAGCGAATTATTCGGTCATGAAAAAGGAGCATTTACAGATGCTACTACCCAAAGAATAGGTAGATTTGAGTTATCTAGTGGAGGTACTCTTTTTCTTGATGAAATCGGGAATTTAAAGTTAGATATACAAAGTAAAATATTGAGAGTGTTAGAAGAACGTGAAATCCAGAGGATAGGCAGTAGCAAAATTATAAAAATTGATTCAAGGATAATTTCTGCTACGAATGTAGATTTAAAAAAAGCTGTAAAAGCAGGACAATTTCGTGAGGATTTATATTATAGATTAAACGTTATACCGATTTTTGCACCGGCGTTACGGGAGAGAAAAGAAGACATACCGATGTTAGTGGATTATTTCATTGACTTATATAATAAGGAATTTAATAAAAAAGTTTCCGGGGTATCAGAAGAAGCAGTAGCTTATCTTAGTAATTATGACTGGCCTGGAAATGTTAGAGAATTACGTAATGTAATGGAAAGATTAATTGCATTAAGTAAAGAAAATATTATATCTCATAAAAGATTACCTGTAGATATTTTGCTTTCACAAGAAATAAAACCCGAGGACTATTATGCTACTGTTTCACTAAAAGCAGCAAGGTATGAATTTGAGAAACAATTTGTATTAAAAGTTTTAGAAAAAGCTAATTGGAATCAGACAAAAGCAGCAAAACTTTTAGGTATTCACAGAAACGCGATTATCTTCAAAATAGAAGCTTTTAACCTACGCCCCATTATCAAACAAGCCAAATTAGACCTGCGTTCCAAAAAATAG